The Streptomyces sp. RKAG293 genome includes a region encoding these proteins:
- a CDS encoding glycoside hydrolase family 3 C-terminal domain-containing protein, giving the protein MSGWHFGPAQPADLHNVLVSTAATRLGIPPVSAGDTTAGYQTTYPLQSALAAGKDYPLDYRLGDMQRKEELEVGARGTLSPLAEVGTKVLYPRIQEGGGENADVAAAQLRSQVAGLQGGPELNPGSVLATVKHWPGEGAGGEAGIVYDAVTIKYHMIPFRAAIEAGAVNIMPGYAGSSYLDPGGPGAGDSAKILNYLRQNIGYTGLITTDWLPSGAWVNAANAGSDVMGGADPGAVGFTMAGFEAQVPLARINDAVTRILRLKFELGIFDHPYGDPVNGPYRFHQPSYTALANQAARESNTLLKNNGVLPVKLTAGDNIVVAGARATDGAACCIWSSYFHPDYGSLTPLEAIRARAAKASVNVYQDTGPAPKLAVVAVGEPSYTHATAWVDTQPYLPPDQLAVIQNFKNQGIPVVVVLTLPRPIVISDWNGLADAIVVTYRGGEETGPATAGLLFGDYTPRGKLPWQLPRSLDQVLKPGGTDTVADANESWDLPYDLGATDAQRAEIRAKIDAGQPVPTTYGNPLYPYGAGLTGWN; this is encoded by the coding sequence ATGTCGGGCTGGCACTTCGGACCGGCCCAACCGGCCGACCTGCACAACGTGCTGGTCTCCACGGCGGCCACCCGGCTGGGCATCCCGCCCGTGTCCGCGGGCGACACCACCGCCGGCTACCAGACCACGTACCCGCTGCAGAGTGCGCTGGCCGCGGGCAAGGACTATCCGCTCGACTACCGGCTGGGGGACATGCAGCGCAAGGAGGAGCTGGAGGTCGGCGCACGCGGCACGCTCTCCCCGCTCGCCGAGGTCGGCACCAAGGTGCTCTATCCGCGCATCCAGGAGGGCGGCGGCGAGAACGCGGACGTCGCGGCTGCCCAACTGCGGTCGCAGGTCGCCGGGTTGCAGGGCGGCCCGGAACTCAACCCGGGCTCCGTCCTCGCCACCGTCAAGCACTGGCCCGGCGAGGGCGCCGGGGGTGAGGCGGGCATCGTCTACGACGCGGTGACGATCAAGTACCACATGATCCCGTTCCGGGCCGCGATCGAAGCCGGAGCGGTCAACATCATGCCGGGGTACGCGGGCAGCTCGTATCTCGACCCGGGCGGCCCCGGCGCGGGCGACAGCGCAAAGATCCTCAACTACCTGCGGCAGAACATCGGTTACACCGGCCTGATCACCACCGACTGGCTGCCCTCCGGCGCCTGGGTGAACGCCGCCAACGCCGGCTCCGACGTGATGGGCGGCGCCGACCCGGGCGCCGTCGGGTTCACCATGGCCGGCTTCGAGGCCCAGGTACCGCTCGCGCGGATCAACGACGCGGTGACGCGGATCCTGCGGCTGAAGTTCGAACTCGGCATCTTCGACCACCCCTACGGCGACCCCGTCAACGGCCCCTACCGGTTCCACCAGCCGTCCTACACCGCCCTCGCCAACCAGGCCGCGCGCGAGTCCAACACCCTGCTCAAGAACAACGGCGTGCTCCCGGTCAAGCTCACTGCGGGGGACAACATCGTCGTCGCCGGCGCCCGCGCCACCGACGGCGCCGCGTGCTGCATCTGGTCCAGTTACTTCCACCCGGACTACGGTTCACTCACTCCGCTGGAGGCCATCCGGGCCAGGGCCGCCAAGGCCAGCGTCAATGTCTACCAGGACACCGGCCCCGCACCGAAGCTCGCCGTCGTGGCCGTCGGAGAGCCGTCCTACACCCACGCCACCGCGTGGGTGGACACCCAGCCCTATCTCCCGCCGGATCAGCTCGCCGTCATCCAGAACTTCAAGAACCAGGGGATTCCGGTGGTGGTCGTCCTGACCCTGCCCCGGCCGATCGTGATCAGCGACTGGAACGGTCTGGCGGACGCCATCGTGGTGACCTATCGCGGTGGCGAGGAGACCGGCCCGGCTACGGCCGGTCTGCTCTTCGGCGACTACACCCCCAGGGGGAAGCTGCCCTGGCAACTGCCCCGAAGCCTGGACCAGGTCCTCAAGCCCGGCGGCACCGACACGGTCGCGGACGCGAACGAGAGCTGGGACCTGCCCTACGACCTCGGCGCCACGGACGCCCAACGCGCCGAGATCCGCGCGAAGATCGACGCCGGACAGCCGGTGCCGACCACCTACGGAAACCCGCTCTATCCCTACGGCGCCGGACTGACCGGCTGGAACTAG
- a CDS encoding histidine kinase, producing MWGHPLVIALTRVVQRLRAADLRRPWVLDTAVAVGVFLLFGAADLVHDGDRHEMAVRFTHLPVAGVLALQAGLVLPLLWRRRMPSATFAAVLAVFLIQWLLGAWLRADVALLIALYSLALHGRLRHLPWACAAMAGVLGLVSVRVSEAVSVGDALFFLFSAVTAALALGLAVRIRRSQLAGLRERAARLEIERDQRSKLAAAGERTRVAREMHDIVGHNLSVMITLADGGAYAALIAPERGKEALELIGETGRQALGELRRMLGVLRDRTDAPELSPQPGIADIDALCARIRAAGPKVRYRTIGELDALDRGVQLTAYRIVQEALTNSLRHAGAETEVRLALTVDGTQLRISADDTGPPTGNGRPAPANQEGHGLAGMAERAALYGGSIAAGPRPGGGWTVQVTLDLTPLTGPPGETS from the coding sequence CTGTGGGGACACCCGCTGGTGATCGCGCTGACCCGGGTCGTCCAGCGCCTGCGCGCGGCCGACCTGCGGCGTCCGTGGGTGCTGGACACGGCCGTGGCGGTCGGGGTCTTCCTGCTGTTCGGCGCGGCGGACCTGGTGCACGACGGCGACCGGCACGAGATGGCCGTGAGGTTCACGCACCTGCCGGTGGCCGGGGTGCTGGCCCTGCAGGCCGGGCTGGTGCTGCCCCTGCTGTGGCGGCGCCGTATGCCCTCGGCGACCTTCGCCGCCGTGCTGGCCGTGTTCCTGATCCAGTGGCTGCTGGGGGCCTGGCTGCGCGCCGACGTGGCGCTGCTCATCGCCCTGTACAGCCTGGCACTGCACGGGCGACTGCGGCATCTGCCCTGGGCCTGCGCCGCCATGGCCGGCGTTCTGGGGCTGGTGTCCGTGCGGGTCTCGGAGGCGGTGTCCGTCGGGGACGCGCTGTTCTTCCTGTTCAGCGCGGTGACCGCGGCGCTGGCACTTGGCCTTGCGGTGCGCATCCGCCGGTCCCAGCTCGCGGGCCTGCGCGAGCGCGCGGCCCGCCTGGAGATCGAACGGGACCAGCGCAGCAAACTGGCCGCCGCCGGCGAACGCACGCGGGTGGCACGCGAGATGCACGACATCGTCGGCCACAACCTGTCCGTCATGATCACACTTGCCGACGGTGGTGCGTACGCGGCCCTCATCGCTCCTGAGCGGGGCAAGGAAGCACTGGAACTCATCGGCGAGACCGGCCGGCAGGCCCTGGGCGAACTCCGGCGCATGCTCGGTGTGCTGCGCGATCGGACGGACGCGCCCGAACTCAGCCCGCAGCCCGGCATCGCGGACATCGACGCCCTGTGCGCCCGTATCCGGGCCGCCGGCCCCAAGGTCCGCTACCGCACGATCGGGGAACTGGACGCCCTGGACCGCGGTGTACAGCTGACGGCCTACCGGATCGTGCAGGAGGCGCTCACCAACTCGCTCCGGCACGCCGGCGCCGAAACCGAGGTGCGACTCGCCCTCACCGTCGACGGCACACAGCTGCGCATCAGCGCCGACGACACCGGGCCGCCCACCGGGAACGGGCGGCCCGCTCCGGCGAACCAGGAGGGACACGGCCTCGCGGGCATGGCGGAACGCGCCGCGCTGTACGGCGGGAGCATCGCCGCCGGACCACGGCCCGGCGGAGGATGGACCGTACAGGTCACCCTCGACCTCACCCCGCTCACCGGTCCCCCGGGAGAGACCTCGTGA
- a CDS encoding response regulator transcription factor, with translation MTTVLIVDDQPMQRLGFRMLLESVPDTDVVGEAAHGADAVRQAAELRPDVVLMDVRMPGMDGIEATRRIVATGGRSRVLVMTTFDLDEYAHTALRAGASGFLLKDARPEELLAGIRAVAAGDAVIAPALTRRLLDAYAHHLPGHLQDHEPQDDPRLRTLTGREREILVAIGRGWTNAEIAERLVLAESTVKTHVGRVLAKIAARDRIQAVIFAYDLGLTRPHTTD, from the coding sequence ATGACCACCGTCCTCATCGTGGACGACCAGCCCATGCAGCGTCTGGGCTTCCGCATGCTGCTGGAGTCCGTCCCGGACACCGACGTGGTCGGTGAGGCCGCGCACGGAGCCGACGCCGTACGCCAGGCCGCCGAACTGCGCCCCGACGTCGTCCTGATGGATGTGCGGATGCCCGGCATGGACGGTATCGAGGCGACCCGCCGCATCGTCGCCACCGGCGGACGTTCCCGCGTCCTGGTCATGACCACCTTCGACCTGGACGAGTACGCCCACACCGCGCTGCGCGCCGGAGCCAGCGGCTTCCTGCTCAAGGACGCGCGCCCCGAGGAACTGCTGGCGGGCATCCGCGCTGTCGCCGCGGGCGACGCCGTCATCGCCCCGGCCCTCACCCGGCGCCTCCTCGACGCCTACGCCCACCATCTGCCCGGCCACCTCCAGGACCACGAGCCGCAGGACGACCCCAGGCTGCGCACCCTCACCGGACGCGAACGGGAGATCCTGGTCGCCATCGGCCGGGGCTGGACCAACGCGGAGATCGCCGAGCGGCTGGTGCTGGCGGAGTCCACCGTCAAGACCCACGTCGGACGCGTGCTCGCGAAGATCGCCGCCCGCGACCGGATCCAGGCCGTCATCTTCGCCTACGACCTGGGCCTCACCCGCCCCCACACCACCGACTGA